The Methanobacterium alcaliphilum genome has a window encoding:
- a CDS encoding class I SAM-dependent methyltransferase yields MDYSKTSVETSRKFNKKSISEGKVDIVLGTVSSLPFENEKFDLAIAFETIYFWSDLINDFKEVNRVLKHGGEFLICNEVSKNEGVEWDKIIDMNIYTKEEISDALIKAGFDKIISHEHENKKWLCVIAQTLITENSINKCKSST; encoded by the coding sequence GTGGATTACTCCAAAACAAGTGTAGAAACTTCAAGAAAATTCAACAAAAAATCAATTTCAGAAGGGAAAGTGGATATTGTTCTTGGAACTGTTTCATCTCTACCTTTTGAAAATGAAAAATTTGACCTTGCAATCGCTTTTGAGACCATATACTTCTGGTCTGATTTAATAAATGATTTTAAAGAAGTTAATCGTGTTCTTAAACATGGAGGCGAATTTTTAATATGCAATGAAGTATCCAAAAACGAAGGAGTTGAATGGGATAAAATTATTGATATGAACATTTATACTAAAGAGGAAATTTCAGATGCACTCATTAAAGCGGGTTTCGATAAAATAATCAGCCATGAACATGAAAATAAAAAATGGTTATGTGTAATTGCTCAAACCTTAATTACAGAAAATTCAATTAATAAATGTAAATCAAGTACCTAA